Proteins encoded in a region of the Salvelinus fontinalis isolate EN_2023a chromosome 17, ASM2944872v1, whole genome shotgun sequence genome:
- the LOC129813679 gene encoding noelin-3-like — translation MRTLSVVLNPLLFLLLFGYCPSVTVRPKDGWKVYSSAQDAEGRCICTVVAPEQNLCSRDAKEGQLRQLLEKVQNMSQSIEVLNLRTQRDFQYIMRMEGQFKGLRSKFRQVEADRKTQVNRNFQELKGKMETLQPLIPVLEQYKTDAQLIVQFKQEIRNLSMVLTAIQEEIGVYDSEELQQRLLSLESRLRNCRSRLTCGKLMKITGPVTVKTSGTRFGAWMTDPQASPTNNRVWYMDSYTNNKIVKEYKSIADFVSGAGSRTYNLPFKWAGTNHVVYNGSLYYNKVQSNIVVCYRFETGRVVTQRTLENAGFHNVYPYTWGGFSDIDLMADELGLWAVYATNQNAGNIVISQLNPETLQILGTWNTEYSKRNAGESFMICGTLYITNSHLTGAKVYYSYSTKTSSYEYTDIPFHNQYFHMSMLDYNARDRALYGWNNGHQVLFNITLFHIIKTEDDS, via the exons ATGCGGacgctgtccgtggtgctgaatccTCTGCTGTTTCTACTGCTGTTCGGCTACTGCCCTTCTGTG aCAGTCAGGCCGAAGGATGGTTGGAAGGTGTACAGCTCTGCCCAGGATGCAGAGGGGAGGTGTATCTGTACAGTAGTGGCTCCTGAACAGAACCTCTGCTCCAGAGACGCCAAGGAGGGTCAGCTCCGTCAGCTACTGGAGAAG GTCCAGAACATGTCCCAGTCCATTGAGGTACTGAACCTGCGGACCCAGAGAGACTTCCAGTacatcatgaggatggagggCCAGTTCAAAGGGCTAAGGTCAAAGTTCAGACAGGTAGAGGCCGACAGGAAGACGCAGGTCAACAGAAACTTTCAG gaGTTGAAGGGTAAGATGGAGACCCTGCAGCCTCTGATCCCGGTGTTGGAGCAGTACAAGACAGATGCCCAGCTCATCGtccagtttaaacaggagatcaGAAACCTGTCCATGGTGCTCACAGCCATCCAGGAGGAGATAGGAGTCTACGACTCTGAGGAACTACAACAGAGGCTCCTGAGTCTGGAGAGCAGGCTACGTAACTGCAGGAGCAGACtca CCTGTGGTAAACTGATGAAGATCACTGGACCGGTGACGGTGAAGACCTCTGGGACACGGTTTGGAGCCTGGATGACAGATCCACAGGCCTCCCCTACAAACAATAGG GTCTGGTACATGGATAGCTACACCAACAACAAGATAGTCAAAGAGTACAAGTCCATAGCCGACTTTGTGTCCGGGGCCGGGTCTCGAACCTACAACCTGCCGTTCAAGTGGGCCGGGACCAACCACGTGGTGTACAATGGCTCTCTGTACTACAACAAGGTCCAGAGCAACATCGTGGTGTGTTACCGCTTCGAGACGGGCCGCGTTGTGACCCAGAGAACCTTGGAGAACGCCGGCTTCCACAACGTCTACCCTTACACCTGGGGAGGCTTCTCCGACATAGACCTCATGGCCGACGAGCTGGGCCTGTGGGCCGTCTACGCCACCAATCAGAACGCCGGAAACATCGTCATCAGCCAGCTCAACCCGGAGACACTACAAATCCTCGGAACCTGGAACACGGAATATTCCAAACGGAACGCGGGGGAGTCCTTTATGATCTGCGGAACACTCTACATCACTAACTCTCACCTGACTGGCGCTAAGGTTTACTACTCATACTCCACCAAGACCTCCAGCTATGAGTACACAGACATCCCCTTCCATAACCAGTACTTCCACATGTCCATGTTGGACTACAACGCCAGGGACCGGGCTCTGTACGGCTGGAACAACGGACACCAGGTTCTGTTCAACATCACGTTGTTCCACATCATCAAGACAGAGGATGATTCCTGA